A region of Nocardioides alkalitolerans DNA encodes the following proteins:
- a CDS encoding NAD(P)H-quinone dehydrogenase: MADRSDRVVIVGGGPGGYEAAHVAANAGADVTIVDTDGPGGSAVLTDCVPSKTLIATSELMSELAGSAELGVSFRDHEGDAATAIRVDLGRVNARVKQLAADQSADIERRLERDGVRIVRGRGRLDGPQRVVAELGDGGTERLDADAVLIATGAAPRVLDSALPDGERILTWEQVYDITDVPEKVVVVGSGVTGAEFASAYLSLGIDVTLVSSRDRVLPGEDADAAAVLEEVLTRRGMNVLSRSRMESVTRDGDVVTVRLTDGTEVECSHCVLALGSVPNTADLGLQEAGVLVDDGGFVRVDRVSRTTARGVYAAGDCTGVLMLASVAAMQGRIAMSHHLGDAVAPLDLKKVSSNVFTSPEIATVGWTQKAVDAGEIQAETVLLPLSGNPRAKMQGVRDGFVKLLCRPGTGIVVGGVVVGPRASELIHPVAVAVGESLTADQLASVFTVYPSMSGSIAEAARRLHRSDPAARRLP, translated from the coding sequence ATGGCCGATCGCTCCGACCGCGTCGTCATCGTCGGCGGCGGTCCCGGCGGCTACGAGGCGGCCCACGTGGCCGCCAACGCCGGGGCCGACGTCACGATCGTCGACACGGACGGCCCGGGTGGCTCCGCGGTGCTCACCGACTGCGTGCCCAGCAAGACGCTGATCGCGACGAGCGAGCTGATGAGCGAGCTGGCCGGGTCGGCCGAGCTCGGCGTCAGCTTCCGCGACCACGAGGGCGACGCCGCCACGGCCATCCGCGTCGACCTCGGGCGCGTCAACGCCCGGGTGAAGCAGCTCGCGGCCGACCAGTCGGCCGACATCGAGCGCCGCCTGGAGCGGGACGGTGTGCGCATCGTGCGCGGCCGGGGCCGCCTCGACGGTCCCCAGCGCGTCGTGGCCGAGCTCGGTGACGGTGGCACGGAGAGGCTCGACGCCGACGCCGTGCTCATCGCGACCGGCGCGGCACCGCGCGTGCTCGACAGCGCGCTGCCCGACGGCGAGCGCATCCTGACCTGGGAGCAGGTCTACGACATCACGGACGTGCCCGAGAAGGTCGTCGTGGTGGGCTCCGGTGTCACCGGTGCGGAGTTCGCCTCGGCGTACCTGTCCCTCGGCATTGACGTCACCCTCGTCTCCTCGCGCGACCGGGTGCTCCCCGGCGAGGACGCCGACGCGGCGGCCGTGCTCGAGGAGGTGCTGACGCGGCGGGGCATGAACGTGCTGAGCCGCTCCCGCATGGAGTCGGTGACCCGCGACGGCGACGTGGTGACGGTGCGGCTCACCGACGGCACCGAGGTCGAGTGCTCGCACTGCGTGCTCGCGCTGGGCTCCGTGCCCAACACGGCCGACCTGGGTCTCCAGGAGGCCGGCGTGCTGGTCGACGACGGCGGCTTCGTGCGGGTCGACCGCGTCTCGCGCACGACCGCGCGGGGCGTGTACGCCGCGGGCGACTGCACCGGCGTTCTGATGCTGGCCTCGGTCGCCGCGATGCAGGGCCGGATCGCCATGTCCCACCACCTCGGTGACGCCGTGGCGCCGCTGGACCTCAAAAAGGTGTCGTCCAACGTCTTCACGTCCCCCGAGATCGCGACGGTGGGCTGGACCCAGAAGGCGGTCGACGCCGGGGAGATCCAGGCCGAGACCGTGCTCCTGCCCCTTTCGGGCAACCCGCGGGCGAAGATGCAGGGCGTGCGCGACGGCTTCGTGAAGCTCCTGTGCCGGCCGGGCACGGGCATCGTCGTCGGTGGCGTCGTCGTCGGGCCCCGGGCCTCGGAGCTCATCCACCCCGTCGCGGTCGCGGTGGGGGAGTCGCTGACGGCGGACCAGCTGGCGAGCGTCTTCACCGTCTACCCGTCGATGTCGGGGTCGATCGCGGAGGCCGCCCGTCGCCTCCACCGGTCCGACCCGGCCGCCCGACGGCTCCCGTGA
- the lpdA gene encoding dihydrolipoyl dehydrogenase gives MTHFDVLVLGAGPGGYVAAIRAAQLGKSVAVVEEKYWGGVCLNVGCIPSKALLKNAELAHTLTHEKAKFGIEGDATMSYGPTHKRSRQVSAGIVKGVHYLMKKNKITEIDGWGTFTGPKTIDVKGKDGEVATHTADNIIIAAGAQVRTVPGVEISENVVTYEEQILDENLPSSIIIGGSGAIGVEFAYVMKNFGVDVTIVEYLDRIVPTEDADVSKELLKHYKKLGVKILTSTAVKGVEDTGSGVKVTVAPAAGGDEQVLEADKMLAAFGFAPRTEGYGLEATGVELTERGAIAIDEYGRTNVDGVYAIGDVTGKFMLAHVAEAMGIVAAEVIAGEETMPVEFDFVPRATYCHPQIGSFGYSEQQAKDKGYDVKTATFPFSANGKAQGLGEAVGFVKVVADAEHNEILGAHMIGPDVTELLPVLTLAQKWDLTADEVGRNVFAHPTLTESVKEAIHGISGHMINL, from the coding sequence GTGACCCACTTCGATGTCCTTGTCCTTGGTGCCGGCCCCGGTGGTTACGTCGCGGCGATCCGAGCTGCTCAGCTCGGCAAGTCCGTCGCCGTCGTGGAGGAGAAGTACTGGGGAGGTGTCTGCCTCAACGTCGGGTGCATCCCCTCGAAGGCGCTGCTGAAGAACGCGGAGCTCGCGCACACGCTGACCCACGAGAAGGCGAAGTTCGGCATCGAGGGCGACGCCACGATGTCCTACGGCCCGACGCACAAGCGCTCGCGCCAGGTGAGCGCCGGCATCGTCAAGGGCGTCCACTACCTGATGAAGAAGAACAAGATCACCGAGATCGACGGCTGGGGCACCTTCACGGGCCCGAAGACGATCGACGTGAAGGGCAAGGACGGCGAGGTCGCCACCCACACGGCCGACAACATCATCATCGCCGCGGGTGCCCAGGTCCGCACCGTGCCGGGCGTCGAGATCAGCGAGAACGTGGTGACCTACGAGGAGCAGATCCTCGACGAGAACCTGCCCTCCTCGATCATCATCGGCGGCTCGGGCGCGATCGGCGTCGAGTTCGCCTACGTGATGAAGAACTTCGGTGTGGACGTCACCATCGTCGAGTACCTCGACCGGATCGTGCCGACCGAGGACGCGGACGTGTCCAAGGAGCTGCTGAAGCACTACAAGAAGCTCGGCGTGAAGATCCTGACCTCGACGGCCGTCAAGGGCGTCGAGGACACGGGCTCCGGCGTCAAGGTCACGGTCGCCCCGGCGGCCGGCGGCGACGAGCAGGTGCTCGAGGCGGACAAGATGCTCGCGGCGTTCGGCTTCGCCCCCCGCACCGAGGGCTACGGCCTCGAGGCCACGGGCGTCGAGCTGACGGAGCGCGGCGCGATCGCGATCGACGAGTACGGCCGCACCAACGTCGACGGCGTCTACGCGATCGGCGACGTCACCGGCAAGTTCATGCTCGCGCACGTCGCGGAGGCCATGGGCATCGTGGCGGCCGAGGTCATCGCCGGCGAGGAGACCATGCCGGTCGAGTTCGACTTCGTCCCGCGCGCGACGTACTGCCACCCGCAGATCGGCTCGTTCGGCTACTCCGAGCAGCAGGCGAAGGACAAGGGGTACGACGTCAAGACGGCCACCTTCCCCTTCAGCGCCAACGGCAAGGCCCAGGGCCTCGGCGAGGCCGTCGGCTTCGTCAAGGTCGTCGCCGACGCGGAGCACAACGAGATCCTCGGCGCCCACATGATCGGGCCCGACGTCACCGAGCTCCTGCCGGTGCTGACGCTCGCGCAGAAGTGGGACCTGACCGCGGACGAGGTCGGGCGCAACGTCTTCGCGCACCCGACGCTCACCGAGTCGGTCAAGGAGGCCATCCACGGCATCTCCGGCCACATGATCAACCTGTGA
- a CDS encoding purine-nucleoside phosphorylase: protein MNAAQHAAPASTAAEDAQAAAARLAELTGVEQHDVAVVLGSGWLPAVDMLGETVAEIATTDLPGFSAAAVAGHSGKIRSVRAGDRRVLVFLSRTHFYEGKGVRAVVHGVRTAAAAGCRTIVLTNGCGGLKETWSPGTPVLISDHINLTARSPIEGAEFVDLTDLYSSRLRALCREVEPHLDEGVYVQFPGPHYETPAEIGMVRAIGGHLVGMSTTLEAIAARQAGMEILGISLVTNLAAGISGEPLDHAEVLEAGRSAATRMGSLLGAVVPRL, encoded by the coding sequence GTGAACGCCGCCCAGCACGCCGCCCCCGCCTCCACCGCCGCCGAGGACGCCCAGGCCGCCGCCGCGCGCCTCGCCGAGCTGACGGGCGTCGAGCAGCACGACGTCGCCGTCGTCCTGGGATCGGGCTGGCTGCCGGCCGTCGACATGCTCGGCGAGACGGTCGCGGAGATCGCCACCACGGACCTCCCCGGCTTCAGCGCGGCCGCCGTGGCCGGCCACTCCGGGAAGATCCGCTCCGTGCGCGCCGGCGACCGACGCGTGCTCGTCTTCCTCAGCCGCACGCACTTCTACGAGGGCAAGGGCGTCCGGGCGGTCGTGCACGGCGTGCGCACCGCCGCGGCCGCGGGCTGCCGCACCATCGTCCTCACCAACGGGTGCGGCGGTCTCAAGGAGACGTGGTCCCCCGGCACGCCCGTGCTCATCAGCGACCACATCAACCTGACGGCGCGCTCCCCCATCGAGGGTGCCGAGTTCGTCGACCTCACCGACCTCTACTCCTCGCGCCTGCGGGCGCTGTGCCGCGAGGTCGAGCCCCACCTCGACGAGGGCGTCTACGTGCAGTTCCCCGGGCCCCACTACGAGACGCCGGCCGAGATCGGCATGGTGCGGGCCATCGGCGGCCACCTCGTCGGCATGAGCACCACCCTCGAGGCGATCGCCGCCCGCCAGGCGGGCATGGAGATCCTCGGCATCTCGCTCGTCACCAACCTCGCCGCCGGCATCAGCGGTGAGCCGCTCGACCACGCCGAGGTGCTGGAGGCGGGTCGCTCCGCAGCCACCCGGATGGGATCCTTGCTGGGCGCGGTCGTCCCGCGCCTCTGA
- a CDS encoding TetR/AcrR family transcriptional regulator, which yields MPKITGESLSAHREHIRERVFAAFVELIGERSFDAVTMAQLASRAGVGRTTIYHHFPDKDAVVVAFASHETNRYLENLHEVLDDAGSATERLRRYVRHHLAEGEQFHLGLGPQVYGLLSDASLREIREHVVAVEAVLRGILEDGVADGEFAVTDVDAVLPLVHACLNPRQVPAESVVAFVLGGVGVPLSAP from the coding sequence TTGCCGAAGATCACCGGGGAGTCCCTGTCGGCCCATCGCGAGCACATCCGCGAGCGGGTCTTCGCGGCCTTCGTCGAGCTGATCGGCGAGCGCAGCTTCGACGCCGTGACCATGGCGCAGCTGGCGTCGCGCGCCGGGGTCGGCCGCACGACGATCTACCACCACTTCCCCGACAAGGACGCGGTGGTCGTGGCGTTCGCGTCCCACGAGACCAACCGCTACCTCGAGAACCTGCACGAGGTCCTCGACGACGCCGGCTCCGCCACCGAGCGGCTGCGTCGCTACGTGCGTCACCACCTGGCCGAGGGCGAGCAGTTCCACCTCGGCCTCGGCCCCCAGGTCTACGGCCTGCTCTCCGACGCCTCCCTCCGCGAGATCAGGGAGCACGTCGTCGCCGTCGAGGCGGTGCTCCGCGGGATCCTGGAGGACGGTGTGGCCGACGGCGAGTTCGCCGTCACCGACGTGGACGCGGTGCTGCCGCTGGTCCACGCCTGCCTCAACCCCCGCCAGGTCCCCGCGGAGTCGGTCGTCGCCTTCGTGCTCGGCGGCGTCGGCGTTCCGCTCAGCGCACCGTGA
- a CDS encoding HtaA domain-containing protein encodes MSTLTRSGARRGVRTSAAVTIAALVTAPLALAAAPAQAAPAAPAAAAESAVPLSLQWEISERFDSHLSTHVLGDGATEDASTGVITFPGGVGTYDPFTDEASVAYDGSVAGSFAFGGTTYYTVTLADPVVTVAADGTGEISAVVSAWNASTGPSSPEASTDPTRVVVTTFDAGDGWTDGDGVGTLTATPDWAGVLPAGSAEATALGIPSGQPVDGQSFSPDFLGALTPGVRAHFYASGAGSDSQKDPSSFVAQAAPVAPPTVTYSTIGANPTEGLTLSVKGQGFRAVTQPGDNGVYVGLAEAGGLPPVEDREGQDAFAAVDWITPSRITEGAFSSVLNAPTDELDPTKQYAIYTWQAHTHSNESQDTETAVEIDWSQLEAPAPATLTFAGAVAQRYATTSWVGVSVDGVEDGAGTVTLTGVGAAQTATIEFGRAAFRVPAGLKPGAYTARFSLASDGADPVVLTQAFTVYKGQPVLGHSLSTTPTPSRTGNLLVGVAHAGNGAGQVARPAGQAVVRLYTSAGRGVWYSGVKVLSNGTVRLQLPKLAKGSYRLDISYGGSSLTLGASQQRTFTVR; translated from the coding sequence ATGTCCACCCTGACCCGTTCGGGTGCCCGCCGCGGCGTCCGCACGAGCGCGGCCGTGACGATCGCCGCGCTCGTGACCGCTCCGCTCGCCCTGGCCGCCGCACCCGCGCAGGCGGCTCCCGCGGCTCCCGCCGCGGCCGCCGAGTCGGCCGTGCCGCTCTCCCTGCAGTGGGAGATCTCGGAGCGGTTCGACAGCCACCTGTCCACCCACGTGCTGGGCGACGGCGCGACCGAGGACGCCAGCACGGGCGTCATCACCTTCCCGGGCGGCGTCGGCACCTACGACCCGTTCACCGACGAGGCGTCGGTGGCCTACGACGGGTCCGTCGCGGGGTCGTTCGCGTTCGGTGGGACGACGTACTACACCGTCACCCTCGCCGACCCGGTCGTCACCGTCGCTGCGGACGGCACGGGCGAGATCAGCGCGGTGGTCTCCGCGTGGAACGCCAGCACCGGCCCCAGCAGCCCCGAGGCCAGCACGGACCCGACCCGGGTCGTCGTCACCACGTTCGACGCCGGCGACGGCTGGACGGACGGCGACGGCGTGGGCACGCTCACGGCCACGCCCGACTGGGCCGGCGTCCTGCCCGCCGGGTCCGCGGAGGCCACCGCGCTCGGCATCCCGTCCGGGCAGCCGGTCGACGGTCAGTCGTTCAGCCCGGACTTCCTCGGCGCGCTGACCCCGGGCGTCCGGGCCCACTTCTACGCCTCGGGCGCCGGCAGCGACAGCCAGAAGGACCCCTCGTCGTTCGTCGCGCAGGCGGCCCCGGTCGCCCCGCCGACGGTGACCTACTCGACCATCGGCGCGAACCCCACCGAGGGGCTCACGCTCTCGGTGAAGGGCCAGGGCTTCCGCGCCGTCACGCAGCCGGGGGACAACGGCGTCTACGTCGGTCTCGCCGAGGCGGGCGGGTTGCCGCCCGTCGAGGACCGTGAGGGCCAGGACGCCTTCGCCGCCGTCGACTGGATCACCCCCAGCCGCATCACCGAGGGTGCGTTCTCGTCGGTGCTGAACGCGCCGACGGACGAGCTCGACCCGACGAAGCAGTACGCGATCTACACGTGGCAGGCCCACACGCACTCGAACGAGAGCCAGGACACCGAGACCGCGGTCGAGATCGACTGGTCGCAGCTCGAGGCCCCGGCCCCCGCGACCCTCACCTTCGCCGGTGCGGTCGCCCAGCGGTACGCCACCACCAGCTGGGTCGGCGTGTCGGTGGACGGCGTCGAGGACGGTGCCGGCACCGTCACGCTCACCGGCGTGGGCGCCGCGCAGACCGCGACCATCGAGTTCGGCCGTGCCGCGTTCCGCGTGCCCGCCGGCCTCAAGCCCGGCGCGTACACGGCACGGTTCTCCCTCGCCAGCGACGGCGCCGACCCGGTGGTCCTCACGCAGGCCTTCACCGTCTACAAGGGCCAGCCGGTCCTCGGTCACTCGCTGAGCACCACCCCGACCCCCTCGCGCACCGGCAACCTGCTCGTCGGCGTGGCCCACGCGGGCAACGGCGCCGGCCAGGTTGCCCGTCCGGCCGGTCAGGCCGTCGTCCGGCTCTACACCTCCGCCGGCCGCGGTGTCTGGTACTCCGGCGTCAAGGTGCTGTCCAACGGCACCGTTCGCCTGCAGCTGCCGAAGCTCGCGAAGGGCAGCTACCGCCTCGACATCTCCTACGGCGGCAGCAGCCTCACCCTCGGCGCCTCCCAGCAGCGCACCTTCACGGTGCGCTGA
- a CDS encoding heme ABC transporter ATP-binding protein — MSARHVAPALVARAVGVTIEGRAILDGVDLDVRPGEVLVLVGPNGAGKSTLLGVLTGDLEPSSGAVEIDGRPVAAVRARELARARAVLQQQQRLAFGFRAREVVEMGRAPWHRTPAAADDLAVIAAAEERADVTHLATRLFPTLSGGEQARVSFARVLAQATPVLLLDEPTAALDLQHQEAVLRVARDEAAAGAAVVVVLHDLSLAAAYADRVCVLSGGRVRAVGAPREVLTAALLTEVYEHAVDVIEHAGHLVVVPVRAPRALPLDPTPRPRPEEDPCPAA, encoded by the coding sequence ATGAGCGCCCGACACGTCGCGCCGGCACTCGTCGCCCGTGCCGTCGGCGTCACGATCGAGGGCCGCGCCATCCTCGACGGCGTCGACCTCGACGTCCGCCCCGGCGAGGTGCTCGTGCTCGTCGGCCCCAACGGCGCCGGGAAGTCCACCCTGCTCGGGGTGCTCACCGGGGACCTCGAGCCGTCCTCCGGCGCGGTCGAGATCGATGGCCGCCCGGTCGCGGCCGTCCGGGCGCGCGAGCTGGCCCGGGCGCGGGCCGTGCTCCAGCAGCAGCAGCGCCTCGCGTTCGGCTTCCGGGCCCGCGAGGTCGTCGAGATGGGCCGTGCGCCGTGGCACCGCACCCCGGCCGCGGCCGACGACCTCGCGGTCATCGCGGCGGCCGAGGAGCGGGCCGACGTCACCCACCTCGCGACGCGGCTCTTCCCGACCCTCTCGGGCGGCGAGCAGGCCCGGGTCTCCTTCGCCCGCGTGCTCGCCCAGGCCACGCCCGTCCTGCTGCTCGACGAGCCCACCGCGGCCCTCGACCTCCAGCACCAGGAGGCCGTGCTCCGGGTCGCCCGCGACGAGGCCGCTGCCGGCGCCGCCGTCGTGGTCGTGCTCCACGACCTGTCGCTGGCCGCGGCGTACGCCGACCGCGTCTGCGTGCTCAGCGGCGGTCGCGTGCGCGCCGTCGGGGCGCCGCGCGAGGTGCTGACCGCCGCCCTGCTCACCGAGGTCTACGAGCACGCCGTCGACGTGATCGAGCACGCCGGCCACCTCGTCGTCGTCCCCGTGCGCGCGCCGCGCGCCCTCCCGCTCGATCCCACGCCCCGCCCCCGTCCCGAGGAGGACCCGTGCCCGGCCGCCTGA
- a CDS encoding iron ABC transporter permease has translation MSAAADAPTAATAPTAPAPPRRRFAAWAVGPGLLLLLTLALVVALVASAATGQFPIPPSEVLGSVLHRTGLDIGPLPSHPRAEDSLWNVRFPRATMTLLVGAALATAGALMQGVFGNPLAEPGVVGVSSGAAVAAAAVIVFSLDFAGSWTIAVCAFVGGLLTTMLVYVMSRDNGRTEVVTLVLTGIAVNAVASAGLSFLLFLATTSSREEIVFWTLGSFNGSRWPEVQVVLPLVVVGIVAALVLARQLDLLALGDRAARHVGVDVERLRLVCIVLVALLTAAGVAFCGVIAFVGLVVPHLVRLVAGPGHRLLVPASALGGAVLLVLADLWARTAIANADLPIGMLTSLVGGPFFFWLLRRARRTAGGWA, from the coding sequence GTGAGCGCCGCCGCGGACGCCCCGACCGCCGCGACCGCCCCGACCGCGCCAGCCCCGCCGCGGCGCCGGTTCGCCGCGTGGGCGGTCGGCCCCGGCCTGCTCCTCCTGCTCACGCTCGCGCTGGTCGTCGCCCTCGTGGCCTCCGCGGCCACCGGCCAGTTCCCCATCCCGCCGAGCGAGGTGCTCGGCTCGGTGCTCCATCGCACGGGCCTCGACATCGGGCCGCTGCCGTCGCACCCGCGGGCCGAGGACAGCCTGTGGAACGTCCGGTTCCCCCGGGCCACCATGACGCTCCTCGTCGGGGCGGCACTGGCGACCGCGGGTGCCCTCATGCAGGGGGTCTTCGGCAACCCGCTCGCGGAGCCGGGGGTCGTCGGCGTCTCGTCGGGCGCCGCCGTCGCCGCGGCGGCCGTCATCGTCTTCTCGCTCGACTTCGCAGGCTCGTGGACCATCGCGGTCTGCGCCTTCGTCGGCGGGCTCCTGACGACGATGCTCGTCTACGTCATGTCCCGCGACAACGGGCGCACCGAGGTGGTCACGCTCGTGCTCACGGGCATCGCGGTCAACGCGGTCGCCAGCGCCGGCCTGTCGTTCCTGCTGTTCCTCGCCACCACGTCGTCCCGCGAGGAGATCGTCTTCTGGACCCTCGGCAGCTTCAACGGCAGCCGCTGGCCCGAGGTGCAGGTCGTGCTCCCGCTCGTCGTGGTCGGGATCGTCGCCGCGCTCGTGCTCGCGCGTCAGCTCGACCTCCTCGCCCTCGGCGACCGCGCCGCGCGGCACGTGGGCGTGGACGTCGAGCGGCTCCGCCTCGTCTGCATCGTCCTGGTCGCACTGCTCACCGCCGCCGGTGTCGCCTTCTGCGGGGTCATCGCCTTCGTCGGTCTCGTCGTTCCCCACCTCGTGCGGCTCGTCGCCGGTCCCGGTCACCGGCTGCTCGTGCCGGCGAGCGCCCTCGGCGGTGCCGTCCTCCTCGTGCTCGCCGACCTCTGGGCGCGCACGGCCATCGCCAACGCCGACCTGCCGATCGGCATGCTCACCTCGCTCGTCGGCGGACCGTTCTTCTTCTGGCTGCTGCGGCGCGCGCGGCGCACCGCGGGAGGCTGGGCATGA